Proteins found in one Crassostrea angulata isolate pt1a10 chromosome 3, ASM2561291v2, whole genome shotgun sequence genomic segment:
- the LOC128176216 gene encoding uncharacterized protein LOC128176216: MAACAEKLCSEEEPSEEEECREDYFTIDLSTGQMINEKDSVIEDRIQACCDSIQTQSDPTEKENDPKEVLKTMQRKDSSENIVIEIRPNVLAPSPPPMELKRSGSMENVSAKDYLVARANRKQKIKQKNLELQKSPDTKDVKYQFPTKSPILSKRTKHKRTNSDGILKNQEINSHGYCMDIAKENSIENVCVQGEKSCTIEPDNDLTKNKQEYGLAKCESVTGVNILDTNVVSENEKHLVASHEARLHKNNDHQPNVQAETNNNTEDLRESETVHKNETLSTQVSVHGNAYTSLEPNVDVKINTNEAINNEEVTPAAGDETCEPDTHEEDNFDPFNASDEDDGGNIQVTTFCMQKFDDDENDGDDDLDDLLQNVPLVHSDEDMFQADGNNQDKYLVKPACPQTFAQKDDSFSLASNDTCFERVPESEIKVLEEGKVNKIEEAINTYEILSTLMEAGEVRPSTEQSTLLSTNNENEPSLEDQYTFSEEKTPSIKTTKAEDKLLNELSDKLGATEKYSDKNTGDFESIKEKSNDFRDKGDTECCVLKGKPQKESDSKNLSLKASLETSAFTKPPESYISHKCPDDQICAGEQLICNTLVINDPTETTNLESQSLVTWEVQTLESIEEEKPTENQSEYLETNLDEEIPHETLLTENQFKNISIPTVSTENDPSIIAQTPDVGTGCSSVALSTGKHHETQKQKQEEIESSDIICSKIEQHSNDSCEIMSPECNTIQHSEQNLSKDTTNICQNFSHAASLEFVNSERLKTVTNEEVLSENINDVYTVDNSNEGIPELGDKTDPHTSPDPETIPDHNNICIIVLNLETESKGIGSDCLILQDNNHGTQETNLGSSNSSEDVSEKDSSGTSKFRSVENSFETEEEESFEMVPLELCTSEITDNDSEKPPAVDLDAKKGESEFSVFKHDLLLKNLKLKSCIKTDSVTTDGDYEVEEIMRNEVINDSEEVFQPIATVAAEICDEFTIDDRKEAIFLDGSDTDMEEGGQSLERLSDNYLSGCTSEDSVYEDAHDSSGEDYTTWDTFQRFPSTHGNSDEMEVDEELSSSLKLNKVFPKETEEDGNNKEDMGTQQYKTVINLDLVENRSSVQTETTGLDEDQSHYGENRCVISIDKTDSKTKLIPCTPPKEKLHCKSPCMMVVPWRKSTKTCPCVLNKKRLRATVKKYVKGQDQGNLVNHRKKLYDIIHSMNKRETITLPNASDFDNDMIWKLLKTLINPNEELFSQNEPDSSASPPCSTEKEDLIKVFTYLHPSTNKTKFEFIPLKTPKKKTLPFNVKELFNKEVSKARKKKEVSRGLIFLKMITGKNKFIKEKKSSPEKKSNKEADATIKSPKAFQMSSSPLVLPKLTLIGRPGSSLPGTRSPKELLEEGLLSKKAIVVEDMSNDASPTLNSMLTSALEMLHTSRLDDAEKQLLQLYQRMQEKPEENTRILVQCLSNLSDICVRRSRMCRSNQMEWQWLVMHAIALLQYTVDICDSEKEASQDNQDVEWFQEYHQTIITKCKPLEDSFNRALYNCLKHEGRKFMDPYRSFSLPNTPTMPNRLGLFPLASSHQFYVNPGLNYKYSSSLNKEKKESVDDISVGLDWLSKFYRYCSDRMQTKNLGDIYNKLFKKRSRVDSLRCDDDMESVVSDSAGSLDWDHSDLQGIDEMESEQEDSPITEQSFALAVAECDMGSNGWDFFLNDRKNCKFTSVVQVASQNQNNDIEKLENRTVSKAKEHENDGKEKEIISPLHENSIKHTIAKSYARLAEKMLTEGEYDKAEVLFEQVLSIVEEIHDGTAGMLRFGANISKFLGTIKSKQGKTSEGLEYLNTALKTYRDLQDDASNFEIAVALLELGNGYSVGKNNDDGVYEDAIAAICEFFEKDLSDENMSSSTSSGKSDATNPRTVEEEQNIEEAIHCYKEALTLLDAYENEKQKDVVAKSTMRLGDCYFMQKDYDRALECYEKSLSLFHSSSTLGRENVIEHAHVMCMVGVCSFMLHMYPRAVSTFDLALHLIKYAYGLTSTFLHALLLSMMGITYYKMKNYHKCVTMCYQGFEIFCSIHGEKLPTLPKRKFWLVCQILYVMGNSYNILNLQQKAVKYLTVARTLMMACKMRERRQFMRVLQVLGDCYFAQYDYKTALQFYNEALEYGECESQVSFDEVFDPNAIGDNMTMHNQLVSKSAEAHISMQQYQNAVHYLEQAHDMQEDMGNDIKEDLIHTLTQLGQMHSTAGDVDGAIDSFNESLEVYREIHDGHLGKEMCATLGNLATMCYVKACLCEEIDRELEMILTTEQHFQDAMQLDLNPSVCVKYANFLYSQGNYDDAVMYLEDALNIEGVNEISDITYGGLEKVTLPDCLQDEVDCQEEVVLSPTVLARYLLILSHKALHQCEPAMRALIGLQKEVLERDIPIFYSVLGYAMMELSLFEEAMWCFSCAVDIESDYKLALDNYCLCLCISVFRTFIKGIEAICSHYKLPCYY, encoded by the exons atggcAGCTTGTGCAGAAAAATTGTGTTCTGAAGAAGAGCCCAGTGAGGAGGAAGAATGCAGGGAGGACTACTTTACAATTGACCTCTCAACAGGTCAAATGATCAATGAGAAGGACTCTGTGATTGAAGATAGAATCCAGGCTTGTTGTGATTCTATTCAGACACAAAGTGATCctactgaaaaagaaaatgacccAAAAGAGGTTTTAAAGACTATGCAAAGAAAAGATTCATCAGAAAATATTGTGATAGAGATCCGACCCAATGTCCTAGCTCCCTCCCCACCCCCCATGGAGTTGAAGAGATCTGGCTCCATGGAAAATGTGTCTGCAAAAGACTATCTAGTGGCGAGAGCCAACAGAAAACAGAAAATCAAGCAGAAAAATCTAGAATTACAGAAAAGTCCGGACACTAAAGATGTCAAATATCAGTTTCCTACAAAGTCCCCAATCCTAAGCAAAAGGACGAAACACAAGAGAACTAATTCAGATGGAAtcttgaaaaatcaagaaatcaATAGTCATGGATATTGCATGGATATTgcaaaagaaaattcaatagAAAATGTATGTGTTCAAGGTGAAAAGTCGTGTACTATAGAGCCTGATAATGATTTAACTAAAAATAAACAGGAGTATGGTTTGGCAAAATGTGAATCTGTAACAGGGGTGAACATTTTAGACACAAATGTAGtcagtgaaaatgaaaaacatttagTGGCAAGTCATGAAGCAAGGCTTCATAAAAATAATGACCATCAACCTAATGTCCAAGCTGAAACAAATAATAACACAGAAGATTTAAGAGAATCAGAAACAGTccacaaaaatgaaacattatcAACACAAGTTAGTGTACATGGGAATGCATATACAAGCTTAGAACCTAATGTTGATgtcaaaattaatacaaatgaGGCCATTAACAATGAAGAAGTGACCCCTGCAGCAGGGGATGAAACTTGTGAACCTGACACTCATGAAGAAGATAATTTTGATCCATTTAATGCATCAGATGAAGATGATGGGGGTAACATTCAAGTTACAACATTCTGTATGCAAAAGtttgatgatgatgaaaatgacGGTGATGATGATCTTGATGACCTTCTGCAAAATGTTCCTCTTGTACACAGTGATGAAGACATGTTTCAAGCAGACGGCAACAACCAAGACAAGTATTTGGTGAAGCCTGCTTGCCCTCAAACATTTGCTCAAAAAGATGACTCTTTTTCATTGGCCTCTAATGACACATGTTTTGAGAGAGTGCCAGAAAGTGAAATTAAGGTGTTAGAGGAGGGTAAGGTGAACAAAATTGAAGAAGCTATAAATACGTATGAAATCTTAAGTACACTTATGGAAGCGGGAGAAGTGAGACCTTCTACAGAACAGAGCACATTACTCTcaacaaataatgaaaatgaacCAAGTCTTGAGGATCAGTACACGTTTTCTGAGGAGAAAACTCCAAGCATAAAAACAACCAAAGCAGAGGACAAACTTCTAAATGAATTATCAGATAAATTGGGGGCAACAGAAAAATATAGTGATAAAAACACTGGAGATTTTGAATCCATCAAGGAAAAAAGTAATGATTTTAGAGATAAGGGCGATACAGAATGTTGCGTCTTAAAAGGTAAACCTCAAAAGGAATCTGATTCCAAGAACTTATCATTAAAAGCTAGTTTAGAAACTTCAGCATTTACAAAACCACCAGAGTCATATATTTCACACAAATGTCCTGATGATCAAATTTGTGCAGGTGAACAATTAATATGTAACACACTAGTTATAAATGACCCAACAGAAACAACAAATCTAGAATCTCAGTCATTGGTTACATGGGAGGTCCAAACTTTAGAAAGCATTGAAGAAGAAAAACCCACAGAAAATCAAAGTGAATATCTAGAAACTAACTTGGATGAAGAAATTCCTCATGAAACATTACTGACTGAGAACCAGTTCAAAAATATAAGTATCCCCACTGTGTCCACTGAAAATGATCCATCAATCATTGCTCAGACTCCAGATGTAGGTACTGGCTGCTCAAGTGTGGCCCTCAGTACTGGAAAACACCATGaaacccaaaaacaaaaacaagaagaaaTTGAATCCTCTGACATAATATGCTCCAAAATAGAACAACATTCAAATGATTCATGTGAAATAATGTCCCCTGAATGCAACACAATTCAACATTCAGAGCAGAACTTGTCAAAAGACACCACAAATATTTGCCAAAATTTTTCACATGCAGCGTCCCTAGAATTTGTCAATTCTGAAAGGCTTAAAACTGTCACAAATGAAGAAGTTTTATCAGAAAATATCAATGACGTATATACTGTAGACAACTCCAACGAAGGGATTCCAGAACTTGGTGATAAGACAGATCCTCACACTTCTCCTGATCCTGAAACTATTCCGGATCATAACAACATTTGTATTATTGTACTGAACCTTGAGACTGAGAGCAAGGGCATTGGCTCAGATTGTCTCATTCTGCAAGACAATAACCATGGCACCCAGGAAACCAATCTGGGTAGTTCCAATTCTTCAGAGGATGTGTCTGAGAAAGATTCCTCTGGTACCAGTAAATTTCGATCTGTGGAAAATTCCTTTGAAACTGAGGAGGAAGAGAGTTTTGAAATGGTTCCACTGGAGCTATGTACTTCAGAAATCACAGACAATGATTCAGAAAAACCACCTGCAGTTGACCTAGATGCTAAAAAAGGAGAGAGTGAATTTAGTGTCTTTAAGCATGATCTTCTACTGAAAAATCTCAAGCTGAAGTCCTGTATAAAGACAGACTCAGTGACAACAGATGGTGACTATGAAGTTGAAGAGATAATGAGGAATGAAGTTATCAATGACTCTGAAGAAGTGTTCCAACCAATAGCCACTGTGGCAGCAGAGATCTGTGATGAATTCACTATAGATGACAGAAAAGAGGCCATCTTTCTTGATGGGTCTGACACAGATATGGAAGAGGGTGGTCAAAGTTTGGAGAGACTGTCTGACAACTATTTGAGTGGCTGCACTAGTGAGGACTCAGTGTATGAGGATGCTCATGACTCCTCAGGTGAGGACTACACAACCTGGGACACATTCCAGAGATTTCCTTCTACACATGGCAACAGCGATGAAATGGAGGTAGATGAGGAGTTGAGTTCTAGTCTCAAACTCAATAAGGTCTTCCCAAAGGAAACTGAAGAGGATGGAAATAATAAGGAAGACATGGGTACTCAACAATACAAAACTGTTATCAACCTAGACTTGGTTGAAAACCGGTCTTCAGTCCAGACTGAAACAACTGGTTTGGATGAGGATCAGTCTCATTATGGGGAAAATAGATGTGTGATTTCAATTGATAAAACtgattcaaaaacaaaattaattccCTGTACACCACCAAAGGAGAAACTCCATTGCAAATCTCCATGTATGATGGTTGTGCCTTGGCGAAAGAGTACAAAAACTTGTCCCTGTGTTTTAAACAAGAAACGACTTCGGGCCACAGTGAAAAAGTATGTCAAAGGTCAAGATCAGGGCAACCTTGTAAATCACCGAAAAAAGCTCTATGACATAATACACAGCATGAACAAAAGAGAGACCATTACTTTACCAAATGCTTCAGACTTTGACAATGACATGATATGGAAATTACTGAAAACATTAATCAATCCAAATGAGGAGCTATTTTCCCAGAATGAACCAGACAGTTCTGCTAGTCCCCCCTGTAGTACAGAGAAGGAGGACCTCATCAAAGTATTCACTTACTTACACCCCTCCACCAACAAAACTAAGTTTGAATTTATTCCTTTAAAGACCCCGAAAAAGAAGACGCTGCCTTTCAATGTGAAGGAATTGTTTAATAAGGAAGTCTCTAAAGCTAGGAAGAAGAAGGAGGTCAGTAGAGGCCTCATCTTCCTGAAGATGATCACAGGGAAGAACAAGTTTATCAAGGAGAAGAAGTCCTCTCCAGAGAAAAAATCCAACAAAGAAGCAG ATGCCACAATCAAGAGTCCCAAAGCATTTCAAATGTCCTCGTCACCTCTGGTTCTGCCCAAGCTGACTCTGATTGGTCGGCCAGGTTCGTCCTTGCCTGGTACCCGGTCCCCCAAGGAACTCCTGGAAGAAGGATTACTCAGTAAAAAGGCTATAGTG GTAGAAGACATGAGCAATGATGCATCCCCAACCCTCAACAGTATGCTCACCTCAGCTCTAGAGATGCTACACACATCCCGCTTGGACGATGCAGAAAAACAACTTCTGCAGCTTTACCAGAGGATGCAGGAGAAACCTGAGGAAAACACCCGCATCTTAGTTCAGTGTCTGTCTAACCTATCCGACATCTGTGTACGGCGAAGTCGCATGTGTCGTTCCAATCAGATGGAGTGGCAGTGGTTGGTCATGCATGCTATTGCGCTGTTACAATACACGGTGGACATCTGCGATTCTGAGAAGGAGGCTTCTCAAGACAATCAAGATGTAGAATGGTTCCAGGAGTATCACCAGACTATCATCACAAAGTGCAAGCCACTGGAGGACAGCTTTAACCGTGCACTTTACAACTGTTTGAAACACGAGGGCAGGAAGTTCATGGATCCCTATCGCTCCTTCTCTCTACCCAACACCCCCACAATGCCAAACAGGCTGGGACTATTCCCACTGGCCTCTAGTCATCAGTTTTATGTTAACCCTGGTCTCAATTACAAATACTCCTCATCGCTGAACAAAGAGAAGAAGGAGAGTGTGGATGATATTAGTGTAGGATTAGACTGGTTGTCCAAGTTCTACAGATACTGCAGTGACCGCATGCAGACAAAGAATTTGGGAGATATTTATAACAAACTCTTTAAGAAACGATCTCGAGTTGATAGTCTTCGATGCGATGATGACATGGAGAGTGTGGTGTCTGACTCAGCAGGGTCGCTGGACTGGGACCACAGTGACCTCCAGGGAATCGATGAAATGGAATCAGAACAAGAGGACTCCCCTATCACTGAGCAGTCTTTCGCTTTAGCTGTTGCTGAGTGTGACATGGGAAGTAATGGCTGGGATTTCTTCTTAAATGACCGCAAAAATTGTAAATTCACAAGTGTTGTGCAAGTGGCatctcaaaatcaaaataatgacaTTGAAAAACTCGAAAATAGGACAGTGTCAAAAGCAAAGGAGCATGAAAATGATGgaaaagagaaagaaatcaTTTCACCTTTACATGAGAATAGCATCAAACATACTATAGCCAAATCATATGCCAGATTAGCAGAGAAAATGCTGACTGAGGGAGAGTATGACAAAGCAGAGGTCTTGTTTGAACAGGTGTTGAGTATTGTGGAGGAGATTCATGATGGCACTGCAGGAATGCTGAGATTTGGTGCCAACATCAGTAAATTCCTAGGAACAATCAAATCCAAACAGGGCAAAACATCGGAGGGCTTAGAATACCTAAACACAGCACTAAAAACATACAGGGATCTTCAAGATGATGCATCCAACTTTGAGATTGCAGTAGCTTTGCTGGAATTAGGCAATGGGTACAGTGTAGGCAAGAACAATGATGATGGCGTGTATGAGGATGCAATTGCAGCTATCTGTGAGTTTTTTGAAAAGGATCTCTCTGACGAAAATATGAGCTCCAGCACAAGTTCTGGGAAATCTGATGCTACCAACCCCCGAACAGTGGAGGAGGAACAAAACATTGAAGAGGCCATCCACTGTTACAAGGAGGCTCTTACTCTTCTTGATgcatatgaaaatgaaaaacaaaaggaCGTGGTGGCAAAATCTACCATGAGGCTCGGAGATTGTTATTTTATGCAGAAGGACTATGACAGAGCACTCGAGTGTTACGAAAAATCACTTTCTCTTTTCCACTCATCAAGCACACTTGGACGTGAAAATGTGATCGAGCATGCTCACGTTATGTGCATGGTGGGTGTCTGTAGTTTTATGCTGCACATGTATCCAAGAGCAGTGTCCACTTTTGACCTGGCCCTTCACTTGATTAAATATGCATATGGACTGACCAGTACTTTTCTTCATGCTCTTCTTCTGTCAATGATGGGAATTACTtactataaaatgaaaaactatCACAAATGTGTCACTATGTGTTATCAGGGTTTCGAGATCTTCTGCAGCATTCATGGAGAGAAACTTCCAACTTTACCAAAGAGGAAATTCTGGTTAGTGTGTCAAATACTCTATGTGATGGGAAATTCCTACAACATTCTGAACTTGCAACAGAAGGCTGTGAAATACTTAACTGTTGCTAGAACTCTAATGATGGCCTGCAAAATGAGGGAAAGAAGACAATTCATGCGAGTTCTCCAAGTGTTAGGCGATTGTTACTTTGCACAGTATGACTACAAAACAGCCCTACAGTTCTACAATGAGGCTCTGGAATATGGGGAGTGTGAAAGTCAGGTCTCCTTTGATGAAGTGTTTGACCCGAATGCCATCGGTGACAACATGACAATGCACAATCAACTGGTCAGTAAGTCTGCTGAGGCCCACATAAGCATGCAGCAGTACCAGAATGCTGTCCACTATCTGGAGCAGGCACATGACATGCAGGAAGACATGGGGAATGATATAAAGGAGGACCTCATACACACACTGACACAGCTAGGCCAGATGCACTCTACAGCCGGAGATGTGGATGGTGCTATTGATTCTTTCAACGAGAGCTTGGAAGTATATCGAGAAATTCATGACGGACACTTGGGTAAAGAAATGTGTGCCACACTTGGAAACCTGGCCACAATGTGTTATGTGAAAGCCTGTCTCTGTGAAGAAATCGACAGAGAGCTGGAAATGATTCTGACCACAGAACAACATTTCCAGGATGCCATGCAGCTAGACCTCAATCCGAGTGTCTGTGTGAAGTATGCAAACTTTCTATACAGTCAGGGAAACTACGATGATGCAGTCATGTACTTAGAAGATGCTCTGAACATTGAAGGAGTCAATGAGATCTCAGACATCACTTATGGGGGTCTGGAAAAAGTTACCCTCCCCGACTGTCTCCAAGACGAAGTGGACTGTCAAGAGGAGGTGGTCCTGTCCCCCACGGTTTTGGCCCGATACCTCCTCATCCTATCTCATAAGGCTCTGCACCAGTGCGAGCCTGCCATGCGGGCTCTCATCGGCCTTCAGAAAGAAGTTCTGGAGCGAGACATCCCCATCTTTTACTCAGTCCTGGGCTACGCCATGATGGAGCTGTCCCTTTTCGAGGAGGCTATGTGGTGTTTTTCTTGCGCAGTAGACATTGAGAGTGACTACAAACTGGCACTAGACAACTACTGTCTATGCCTATGTATCTCTGTTTTCCGAACATTCATCAAAGGAATTGAAGCCATTTGTTCACACTATAAGTTACCATGTTATTATTAA